CAACCGGAAATCGCAATCGATGTCACGCAGCTTCAGACCGAAGGCCGCTCGCACGAGTCGGTGATACGGATTGCCGAGAAGAACCCGCAAGAAGGGATCGGCGCGGCGCTTGCGGTAGCCGCTGACGAAGTCGACACCGGCGCGAAGCTCGCGCAGGAGGAGCGTAAGGTCACGGGGATCGAACTGAGCATCGCCGTCGGTGTAGAACACGAGGTCCTTCCCCGCGCCGCGAAAACCGCTCGCGAGCGCGGCTCCGTAGCCCCGGTTCGTCTCGTGGGAGATCACACGGAGCTCGGGAACGACTTGCTTCAGCTCGTCGAGGATGAAGCCGGTTCCGTCATGGCTTCCATCGTCGACGACGAGGATCTCGTAGTCGCGAGATAGCTGCCGCAACGTGCGGCGGGCGCACAGGACCATGCTCGCAATGGTGCCGGCATCGTTATAGGCGGGGAACAGAACGCTAATGGAATGAGACAACAAGTACTTCTCTATCAATCAGATGGGCGGAGACGCTACCACAGCCCGTCGGAGGAAGTCAACGCGACGAAATCATCGTAGTCGGCGGCGGCGAAGCTTCGGGTTTCGTTCGCATCGGAGAGAACGGCGATTCCGAGGGGGCGCTCTCCCGCATCTCCTCCGAAGGTTTTCTCATAGACGTCGGCGATGCGGTAGACGACGCGCTGCCAGCGCTCGTCGGCCTCGCCCGATCCGGCGACGAGCGTCCACGGCATGCCCATTCCCGGGCGGCGAAAGAGGGTTCCTTTCGGGTGCCGACCGCTCCACACGAACTTGACCGTCTCGGGAACGAGACCGAGCCGGCGTCGATAAGTGAGATAGACTCCCGCGGCACTATCGGCGCGCTCGTCGACTCGCTCGTCGGCATCACGGGGAACGGCGCGTATGCGCCACCGCCATCCAAAGTAAGGATACTTGCGCGCGTTCCATTTCACTTCTTTATAGAGCATGACGTTCTCGCCGCGGTCCTCGGCCCTCAAGAAACGATTGCCCGATTCTTCACGAACGGTGTAGGGATTGCTGCCATCATCCGCGCCGAAAGGGCGGCGCTTCCAACCGTGCGGAAGCTCTCCGATAGGCGCTGCCTCGAAATCCTCGAGAGCGATGGTCCCTCCTCCTTCGAGCTCCGCCACGAGATACTCGAACGAATAGCGGGAAACGAGCCGCCCGCTGAGCTCGCGATAGCGGTCGACGATTGAGCGGCCATCCCAGAGGACATCGGAAAGGGCGTCGTCATCGCCCAGGACGAGTACGAGGTCTCGAGCTTCTTCGGCCACGATGACACGATATCGAACCGCACCGGGCTTTTCGCCGCTCGGAGTCAGCTCGGCGGAAGCGTCGAGGTCGCGCATCACCGCGCTGGCCAGAGCGCTTCCGAGCCGCGTCCGCTCCAGAGGCTCGAGTGGGCTCAGAACGCGCGGGACGAGCGCAACCGCCTGCTCCGCGAGACATGACGGAGGGTCACCGGTGGAGAGACGAATCTCTTCCCAGCATTTCGTGACCGCGTCGTCCGCTCTCATCGGAACGACGAGCGCGAAAGCGAGCGCGGCGACTGCCGACGAGACTTTCAGCACGTCTTGGGCTCCGATATGCTGAAAGGCCGATGGAGCGACTCGCTCTCGATCGGTTCGCCTCGCCCTGGCTGCGCAACCAACATTTGGCCCGTTACCATTGGGCGGCCGGCTTCGCCACGGGAAAGGACGTTCTCGACGCGGCCTGCGGCTCCGGCTATGGCTCGCTCATTCTCCGAGACGGGGGTGCCAGACGGGTCACTTCCGTCGATCGGTCTCCCGAATCGTTCGCCATAAGCCCGCGGCCGTCCCGCGCGATCCGCGGCGACGTCACCAGGCTTCCCCTCGCATCGGGATGCGTCGACCTCTACGTCTGCTTCGAGACGCTGGAGCACGTGGAGGACGACGCTTCTCTTCTCCGGGAGGCTCGGCGCGTGCTGGCGCCCGGCGGACTCTTCTTGTGCTCGACACCGAACCGCGATTTGCTGAGCCCGGGTCATACCCTCGCCGACCGGCCGCGTAATCCGTATCATCTCCGAGAGTATTCGATCATCGAGCTCGAAGGTTTGCTGTCCGGTTTCTTCCCTCGGGTGTCCCTCCTCGGGCAGACGTGGTTCTCCGACGGCCACTCGCGGCGGCTGGCGTGGGCCGGCGCTCGCTCCCCTCACGCTGCGGTCAGGCTCCAGCAGCTCAGGAACCTGGCGAGCCTGCCGTGGGAAACCCTCGAGCGCCATCAGCCGCGACCCTTGGGGGAGGCGGGCGTGCCCGAAGTCGTGATCGGCGTCTGCTCAGACCTCAGTTGAGCAGGCGGACGCTCTCGATGATGACCGGATCCACGGGCACGTCCTGGTGGCCACTGCGGTTCGTGGTCGCAACGCCTTCGATCGCGTCGACGACTTGGAGTCCCTCGACGACCCGGCCGAAAACGGCGTAACCCCAGCCCCGGACCGATTTGCCGCTGAAGTCCAGCGGCGGATTGTCCTTGCTGTTGATGAAGAACTGAGACGAAGCGCTGTGAGGCTCCATGGTCCGAGCCATGGCGATGGTGCCTCTCTCGTTCTTCAAGCCGTTGTCGGCCTCGTTCTCGATGGGAGAGCGCGTCCCCTTCTCCGTCATATCGGCGTTGAATCCGCCTCCCTGGATCATGAACCCTTCGATGACCCGGTGAAAAATCGTTCCGTCGTAGAAGCCCTCACGCGTGTAAGCCAGGAAGTTCTCGACCGTCTTGGGTGCCTCCTCGGGATAGAGCTCGATTCGGATCGTCCCCAGACTGGTCTTCATCTCGACGACGGGAAGTCCGCCTTCGATATCGGGAGTGGACACTTCCTCCTCGGGGGAAGCGGCCTCGGGATGCTCAGGCATAGCAGTAGCCTCCTCACTCGGCTCGTCCGGAGGGGGAGCTCCGGAACCGCCGCACCCTGCCAGGGTGAGAATCGTCACGCAAACGAGGGCCCTGAGGGACATGAAACACTCCTTGATGGTTGAAATTCTAGTCTCATCTGGGTAGATGGCGCTCGGAGCGCGCCCTCGAGAGCCAGCAGGCGTCTCTTGAGCGGAAGCCCCCCTCCGTATCCCGTCAGCGAGCCGTTCGCACCGATGACGCGATGGCAGGGGATGACGATGGGAATGGGGTTGGCCCCGTTGGCCGCTCCGACCGCACGACTCGCCTCGGGGCGTCCGATGAGGTGCGCAATGTCACGGTACGACGAGGTCCGTCCGTAGGGGATGGACGCGACCGCGTTCCACACGTCTTTCTGAAAATCCGTACCCAGAAGCTCGTAACGCAGATCGAACACCCGGCGACGTCCCTCGAAGTACTCGATGAGCTGGCGCTCATAGCCCTGGTGGCGGGTATCCGCGGGTTCGACCGGCACACCGTCGAAATACCGCCGCAGCCAACCCGCGAGTGTCTTCGAAGAGTCACCGGGCAAGCCAATCGCCACGAGGGCCCTTTCCACGGAGTACAGCTCGAACGAACGACCCGCCGCCGAAAGACGCGAGTGGAACAACTTCCGCATTGGGGATTCTTAGCACGGACAGTGATGGAGCCACAAATCCGCTAAACTTGATGGATATCGTGTTCGACTCCAAAGCGATTCTCTTCGACTGGGATGGAACGCTCCTCGATTCCTTCCCCGCAGGCTACCGGGCCTCGATCACAGTGTTGCGCCATCTGGGCTTCGAGGTAGACCGGAAGCGCTTTCTCGAAACATACAGCCCGAACTGGTACGAATCGTACCGCTTGCTCGGCGTGCCCGAGGAGGAATGGTCGAATGCCGACGCGTTGTGGCGCCGGACTTATCGAGAGCACGAGTCTCCGCTCTTTCCGTTCGTCGAGAAGCTCCTCACCCGCTTCGACGCGGCGGGCTATACGCTCGGCCTCGTCACCAGTGGAACCCGCGACCGGGTGGACGAAGAGCTGAAACGATTCCGGCTCGACGGGCTCTTCGCCGTCACCGTATGTTTCGAGGACACCACCGACAAGAAACCGCATCCCGCGCCGCTGGCGCTGGCGATCGAAGCACTCGACGCGGAGGCCCGATCGTGTATCTACGTCGGTGACCGGCCGGAAGATATCGAGATGGGACGGCGGGTGGGCACCTACACCGTGGGGGTAGAGAGCGAGTACGGCCCCCGAGATCTGCTGGAGCGGGCCGAACCCGATCTTCTGCTCGTCCATGCCGGGCTTCTCGCGGATCGATTCGGGGTCTGAACAGAGTCAATGCTCCCACGCGGCTCCGGTCACGACGTCTACTCGAAGCGGCACTTCTAGGGGGTGGACGTTCTCCATGGTGTCCCGAACGAGCTCGGTCGTCACCTCGAGCTCGCCCTCGGGCACCTCGAGCACGAGCTCGTCGTGAACCTGCAAAAGGAGTCGGGCTCCCATTCGCTCGTTTCTCAAACGCCGGTGGAGGTCGATCATGGCCTTCTTGATGAGATCGGCTGCCGTTCCCTGGACGGGCGTATTGACGGCGACCCTCTCGGCGGCGGCCCGGGTGGTGCGGTTCCGAGAGCCGATCTCCGGGACGTAGCGCTGCCTTCCGAAGAGCGTCCTCACCTTGCCGGTTCGCCTCGCTTCGCGCACGATCTCGTCGATGAGATCCCGGACTCGCGGATATCGATCGAGATAAGCATCGATGAAGGCCTGGGCCTCGCGGGTCGACACCCCGAACTCCTTACCGAGTGTGAAAGCGGTCTTGCCGTAAATGATGCTGAAATTGATGATCTTCGCCCGCCGTCTTTTTTCCCCCTCGGAGAGACCCGCGGCCTCGCCGAAGACTTGCTTCGCCGTCCTTTCGTGGATGTCCTCGCCGGAACGGAATGCCTCGATGAGGGCCTCGTCCCGGCTCAGGTGCGCGAGCACGCGCAGCTCGATCTGCGAGTAATCGGCCGACAGTAGCCGATAACCGCGCTCGGCGACGAAGGCACGTCGCAACCGCCGGCCGAGCGCGGTTCGGATGGGAATGTTCTGTAGGTTGGGATCGCTCGAGGACAAACGCCCGGTGGCGGTAACCGTCTGGTTGAAACTGGTGTGGATCCGACCGGTCTTCGGATGCACCAGCGACGGAAGCGCATCGACGTAGGTTCCTTTCAGCTTCTGGAGTGCACGGTAATCGAGGATCTTCCGGGGGAGAGGAAACGACGCCGCCAGCTCTTCGAGAACATCGACCCGGGTCGAAGCCACCCTCTGTTTCTGCGTTTTCTTGAACGATGGCAGGTTCATTTTCTCGAACAGAATCTCGGCGAGCTGCCGGGGAGAGTTGATATTGAACTCGACGCCGGCCAGCCGGTGGATCTCGTCGGTGATGCTCGCGAGCTCGGAGCTGAGCTCCTTCGACATCGTCTCGAACTCCTCGAGATCGATGGCGATTCCAGTGAGCTCCATCGAGGACAGCACGCTGATGAGGGGCAACTCGATCTCGGTGAGAACCGTCTCGAGGTCGTCTTCGGCGATGCGGAGCTCGAGCCGGTCGGCAAGTCTCAAGGTTCTCTCGGCCCTTTCGGCGGCGAGCCGCCCCGACGCTTCCTCACCGCCAGACATGCCGGGAAGCGTCCCCTGAGGCCCTTGGTGCTCGCTCTCTGACGACAGGGGAGTCTTGAGGAACTCGAGCAGCAGGTCGGGGAGCTCTTGAGATCTTCGGGTCGGGTTGGAGACGTAGGCGGCCACGCGGGTGTCGAAGAGGTTCTCACCCACCTCCATCCCGCGCGAGCGAAAGAGATTGACGAGAGTCTTCACGTCATGCGCCACGAGGCGAACCGCGTCGTCGCCCACGACCGATTGCAAGCGTCTCAGAAAGTCCGTCTCGGCGATCCCGTCGCGACCACAGTCCACATGAACCCCTTCTCCCGTTTCGACCGCAAGCCCCCCGCGAAGGACGCGAGCATCCCATGGATCGAAATGTTCCGTTCGACCGAGGTCGAGCCAGAGCGCGAGCGTTCCGGTCTTGCGGGCGCGAGCGAGAAACCGTTCGAGATCCCCCTCCGATCGAAGAGCGCGAAATTCCGCGGTGAGGTCGATGGTCTCCTCGGGAAGGTAGTCCTTCTGGTGGCTCGTGAACTCGAGCTCCTCGAACAAGCGCCGTGCCGATTCGCGGTCGGCCCCCTGGTAGCGGAGCCGCTCGAGGTCGATGTCGAGCTCCACGTCTTTCACGATGGTCACGAGCTCTTTCGAGAGCTTGGCCTCGTCCCGATGGGCGAGCAAGGCCTCGCGCTGCCTCTTGTTCTTGACCTCGTGAGCGTGGTCGAGAAGCGTTTCCAGTGAGCCCCATTCCGAGATCAATCTGGCCGCGCCCTTGTCACCGATGCCGGGCACGCCGGGAATGTTGTCCACGCTGTCACCCACGAGGGCGAGGACGTCGGGAATCTGTTGCGGGGCGACTCCGAATTTGCGCCGCACACCCTCGGTATCGAGACGTTCGTACTTGACGGGGTGAACGACCACGGTGTCGTTCGAGACGAGCTGCAGCAGGTCCTTGTCCGATGACACGATGAGAACGCGGTAGCCCGCCCGCTCGGCCAAGCTCGAAAGAGTACCGATGATATCGTCGGCCTCGATGCCCTCGCGCTCGAGTATGGCGAGCCCCAGTGCTTCACAGAGCTTGCGCGCAACGGGAAGCTGCTGTTTGAGGTCCGGAGGCGTGGGAGGGCGATTCGCCTTGTACTCTTCGAAGCGCTCGTGACGAACGGTCTTGCCGCCGGCGTCGAACGTGACCGCGGCGAAATCGGGAGGGCTCTCGGCGAGCACCTTGCGCAGAACGTTGGCGAAGCCTAGGACGGCGTTGGTCGGGAGGCCGGAGCGCGTCGCCAACGGAGGGAGAGCAAAAAACGAGCGGTAGACGAGATTGTTCCCGTCGAAGAGCAGCAAAGTCTCCGGGGAACGCTCGGACGACATTGGCCGGCATTGTAGCGGTAGAATCCGTGTCGATGAAGCGAGTCGCCGTCCTGGTTTGTCTCGCTCTACCGGCTTGCACGAGCTACGAGTACGAAGAGGATGTCACTCTCGAGGTCGACGGCTCGGGGCGTATCCGAATCAGCGGGTCCGCCCCCATGTTTCACGCTCTACTCGGAATCGAAGACCCGAGCACCGAAGCGCTGGAAGAGTTTTTCAACTCCGCGCAGGTCGAGATCGAGTCGATACGTCGAACCGAGCGCGGCGGGCGATCCTTTTTTCACGTTCGAATGATCTTTGCGAGCTGGAATGACGTCTGCCGTCACCGCGCGTTTCGTGACCGCGGGTGCAGCCTGGTTTTTGGCGCGTCGGACCGGGTCCTCACCCTCGCGCTTCCACGTCCCCGCGGTGGCCCCGCAACGAGCGTCGATCCGGGAGCGACCCTCGGCTTCCGCTTTCATTTTCCCAGCACCGTCCTCGAGCACAACGCTCCCCGGGGTGTGGAGCGCGGCAACATCTTGGGTTGGAGGCGGACGTGGAGCGCCCATCGGGACGGTCCCCCGCTCGAGATCCGTGCCCGTTTCGACCAACGCTCTGTGCTGAGCGCGACGGTGCGGGTTCTGGTCGCGGCGCTGGGAGTCGTGGGAGCGAGCATCGCCACCGCCCTGATTCTCGTCGTGAGAAAAGGGCGACGTCAGATCGCTTCGGGGCCCACGCTGTAAAGGTCCATCGACGTATTCTCGCGCCGATCCACCAGCTTCATGTTCACCAGCTTGTCCAGAACCCGACGGACCTCCATCGGGTCGGCGCCCACCCAGAACCGTGCGATTCCCTCGACCGAGTCTTTCGCGTTCGGGTGGCGCCGGAAGTAATCGAGGATCCGAAGCGCGAGCTCGGACTGCTCGCCGACCTCCTCAACGATTTCGCGGTGCATCCCATTGTCTCCTCGTTGCTCGGTGGGGGCGACTCGTTCGGGTACCTGGCCCGCAGCGTTCGAGCCGAGAACGTTCGACCGGAAAAATAGCAACCGCTATGCCAAATGCCTTCGGAGCCAAGGCTACGCGTCGTGCGCCAGATTCTGGCGATTCCCGGTCACCGAGCCGTTGCCGGATCGCGGTCAATTCCACCCGAAGCCATTCGGACGAGATAGGATTTCACCCTCAGACGAGATCGCGTGATCGACTCGTTCGCGCTTGTGGGGTATTGCCAGCGCCTCGAAGGTAAAAACCCGCGCGGCCCCGCGCGCCGCGTCGCGGGCCTCCGGACCAACTTTCCGCATACCAATGAGTTAAACGGCACCAGCGGGCCGGCTCTCTGTCCACGCGGTGGAATGGAATTTGCTCATTGTTCCTCGGAGCTCATCATCATGGGGGAGCAGCCTACCGGGGGAAGCGTTGCCTTGTCGCAACGAAACAGGAGCCTTTTCACGAGGGGTCTGGCAACCGCCGCTCTTGCCGGCGTGACCGTGGGCACGCTGTATCTTTTCCATGGAGTCTTCGGCTCCCTGGCCGAAGCCGGCCTCTTCGCGGCCCTCGTCGCGCTGTCGCTCACCCTCGGGGTTTCGCTCGCGAGGCATCGTACCCGCGTCGTTCACGCCGACCGAGCTCGTTACCACGAGTCGTTGACGAATGCCGTGGTTGAAAGCATCACCGACGGCGTGATCGTAACGGACGCTCACGGCACCATCCGGCTCGTCAATTCCCGTGCCCGGGAGATACTCGATCTCGGATCCGAGCCACTGGTCGGTCGCAGCCTGTACCCGTTAGTCGAGTGCTTCGAGAGCTTGTCCGACGAGGTGGTCATCAAAGAAGCGCTCGAGCGAATCGTCGAGCGGGGCGAATCCCTCTCCACCGAGGTTCGACTGTCGCATCCCGGGACTCGCCAGTGTGCCCTCCATCTCCGCCCGGTCAAGAGCTCCGAGGGGCGGGTCGAGGGCATCGTGAGCACGCTCTCCGAAGTGACACAATCGCCGGGCAAAGAAACGAGGACGGATCTCCTGTCGATGGTGAAGGACGAGATTCGAACGCCCCTCGCGACGATCCGCGGCTTCGCTCAGATTCTTCTCAACCGTGAGCTCGAGACCGCCAAGGCCAGGGAGTTTCTCGGAATCATTCACAAGCAGTCCAATCGACTCGTCGACCTGGTGAACGATTGCGTCGATATCGCTCGGATCGAATCCGGCCGGCGAGTCATCACCCGTGAGCCCGTCGACCTGATCGAGATCATCGAGAACGCGGTCGCCGACCTCAGGCCGCTCGCCGCCGAAAAAAGAATCACTCTTCACTATGAGCCGCCATATTGCACCGTGCCTTCGATCTCCGGCGACCGGAACTTGATCGAACAGGTCCTCATCAACCTGATCTCGAACGCGATCAAGTACAGCTCCAAGGGGGCCTGGGCTCGGGTCGAGGTGACGAGAACGAACGGCCACGTGGCGGTTGCCGTGGCGGACAACGGTCTCGGCATTCCCCGGGACGCCCTGCCCCGAATCTTCGAGAAGTTCTACCGAGTGCGATGCGACGACCGCGAGGACATCATC
This region of Vicinamibacteria bacterium genomic DNA includes:
- a CDS encoding glycosyltransferase family 2 protein is translated as MSHSISVLFPAYNDAGTIASMVLCARRTLRQLSRDYEILVVDDGSHDGTGFILDELKQVVPELRVISHETNRGYGAALASGFRGAGKDLVFYTDGDAQFDPRDLTLLLRELRAGVDFVSGYRKRRADPFLRVLLGNPYHRLVRAAFGLKLRDIDCDFRLFRRHVLSGIELAQNDGSMCIELLRKLEVSGFRFAEVPVRHYPRVYGRSQYFTLRGVLGSYLQLFRLWVRLVIRKEPLPSLAAIPRQE
- a CDS encoding DUF3047 domain-containing protein, with the translated sequence MLKVSSAVAALAFALVVPMRADDAVTKCWEEIRLSTGDPPSCLAEQAVALVPRVLSPLEPLERTRLGSALASAVMRDLDASAELTPSGEKPGAVRYRVIVAEEARDLVLVLGDDDALSDVLWDGRSIVDRYRELSGRLVSRYSFEYLVAELEGGGTIALEDFEAAPIGELPHGWKRRPFGADDGSNPYTVREESGNRFLRAEDRGENVMLYKEVKWNARKYPYFGWRWRIRAVPRDADERVDERADSAAGVYLTYRRRLGLVPETVKFVWSGRHPKGTLFRRPGMGMPWTLVAGSGEADERWQRVVYRIADVYEKTFGGDAGERPLGIAVLSDANETRSFAAADYDDFVALTSSDGLW
- a CDS encoding class I SAM-dependent methyltransferase; this translates as MERLALDRFASPWLRNQHLARYHWAAGFATGKDVLDAACGSGYGSLILRDGGARRVTSVDRSPESFAISPRPSRAIRGDVTRLPLASGCVDLYVCFETLEHVEDDASLLREARRVLAPGGLFLCSTPNRDLLSPGHTLADRPRNPYHLREYSIIELEGLLSGFFPRVSLLGQTWFSDGHSRRLAWAGARSPHAAVRLQQLRNLASLPWETLERHQPRPLGEAGVPEVVIGVCSDLS
- a CDS encoding peptidylprolyl isomerase, encoding MKTSLGTIRIELYPEEAPKTVENFLAYTREGFYDGTIFHRVIEGFMIQGGGFNADMTEKGTRSPIENEADNGLKNERGTIAMARTMEPHSASSQFFINSKDNPPLDFSGKSVRGWGYAVFGRVVEGLQVVDAIEGVATTNRSGHQDVPVDPVIIESVRLLN
- a CDS encoding methylated-DNA--[protein]-cysteine S-methyltransferase; protein product: MRKLFHSRLSAAGRSFELYSVERALVAIGLPGDSSKTLAGWLRRYFDGVPVEPADTRHQGYERQLIEYFEGRRRVFDLRYELLGTDFQKDVWNAVASIPYGRTSSYRDIAHLIGRPEASRAVGAANGANPIPIVIPCHRVIGANGSLTGYGGGLPLKRRLLALEGALRAPSTQMRLEFQPSRSVSCPSGPSFA
- a CDS encoding HAD family hydrolase; its protein translation is MDIVFDSKAILFDWDGTLLDSFPAGYRASITVLRHLGFEVDRKRFLETYSPNWYESYRLLGVPEEEWSNADALWRRTYREHESPLFPFVEKLLTRFDAAGYTLGLVTSGTRDRVDEELKRFRLDGLFAVTVCFEDTTDKKPHPAPLALAIEALDAEARSCIYVGDRPEDIEMGRRVGTYTVGVESEYGPRDLLERAEPDLLLVHAGLLADRFGV
- the polA gene encoding DNA polymerase I; translated protein: MSSERSPETLLLFDGNNLVYRSFFALPPLATRSGLPTNAVLGFANVLRKVLAESPPDFAAVTFDAGGKTVRHERFEEYKANRPPTPPDLKQQLPVARKLCEALGLAILEREGIEADDIIGTLSSLAERAGYRVLIVSSDKDLLQLVSNDTVVVHPVKYERLDTEGVRRKFGVAPQQIPDVLALVGDSVDNIPGVPGIGDKGAARLISEWGSLETLLDHAHEVKNKRQREALLAHRDEAKLSKELVTIVKDVELDIDLERLRYQGADRESARRLFEELEFTSHQKDYLPEETIDLTAEFRALRSEGDLERFLARARKTGTLALWLDLGRTEHFDPWDARVLRGGLAVETGEGVHVDCGRDGIAETDFLRRLQSVVGDDAVRLVAHDVKTLVNLFRSRGMEVGENLFDTRVAAYVSNPTRRSQELPDLLLEFLKTPLSSESEHQGPQGTLPGMSGGEEASGRLAAERAERTLRLADRLELRIAEDDLETVLTEIELPLISVLSSMELTGIAIDLEEFETMSKELSSELASITDEIHRLAGVEFNINSPRQLAEILFEKMNLPSFKKTQKQRVASTRVDVLEELAASFPLPRKILDYRALQKLKGTYVDALPSLVHPKTGRIHTSFNQTVTATGRLSSSDPNLQNIPIRTALGRRLRRAFVAERGYRLLSADYSQIELRVLAHLSRDEALIEAFRSGEDIHERTAKQVFGEAAGLSEGEKRRRAKIINFSIIYGKTAFTLGKEFGVSTREAQAFIDAYLDRYPRVRDLIDEIVREARRTGKVRTLFGRQRYVPEIGSRNRTTRAAAERVAVNTPVQGTAADLIKKAMIDLHRRLRNERMGARLLLQVHDELVLEVPEGELEVTTELVRDTMENVHPLEVPLRVDVVTGAAWEH
- a CDS encoding histidine kinase dimerization/phospho-acceptor domain-containing protein → MGEQPTGGSVALSQRNRSLFTRGLATAALAGVTVGTLYLFHGVFGSLAEAGLFAALVALSLTLGVSLARHRTRVVHADRARYHESLTNAVVESITDGVIVTDAHGTIRLVNSRAREILDLGSEPLVGRSLYPLVECFESLSDEVVIKEALERIVERGESLSTEVRLSHPGTRQCALHLRPVKSSEGRVEGIVSTLSEVTQSPGKETRTDLLSMVKDEIRTPLATIRGFAQILLNRELETAKAREFLGIIHKQSNRLVDLVNDCVDIARIESGRRVITREPVDLIEIIENAVADLRPLAAEKRITLHYEPPYCTVPSISGDRNLIEQVLINLISNAIKYSSKGAWARVEVTRTNGHVAVAVADNGLGIPRDALPRIFEKFYRVRCDDREDII